Proteins encoded in a region of the Chelonoidis abingdonii isolate Lonesome George chromosome 2, CheloAbing_2.0, whole genome shotgun sequence genome:
- the LOC142046344 gene encoding uncharacterized protein LOC142046344 — translation MMEKCHTRDSVQLRKVKELRQGYQKTKEANGRSRAGPKTCRFYAELHAVLGGSVTTTPPLSLDSEVGVVISAMAEDSADGEDEEEEEEDELAESTQHSILPNSQELFFTQMELPSQPSQATSPDNEAMEATSAAHFSSLPTPSRRLSQIRRRKKKTRDETFSEIMEVTHNERAHLNEWKNVLSNYRKDASEREDRRDQREDRRDAQDERRRQEDQRCRQED, via the exons atgatggagaaatgccacaccagggactcagtgcagttaaggaaagttaaggagctcagacaaggctaccagaaaaccaaagaagcaaacggaaggtccagggcagggccgaaaacatgccgcttctacgctgagctgcatgcagttctaggggGGTCCgtcaccactaccccacccctgtccctggactccgaggtgggggtggtaatctcagccatggctgaggattctgcagatggggaagatgaagaggaggaagaggaggatgaacttgcagagagcacacagcactccattctccccaacagccaggagctttttttcACCCAGATGGAATTAccttcccagccctcccaagccactagcccagacaatgaagccatggaagcgacctctg ctgcacatttttcaagtctccctactccatcccgaaggctatctcagataaggcggaggaaaaagaagacgcgagacgaaacgttctcggaaatcatggaagtgactcacaatgaaagagctcatctgaatgagtggaagaatgtgttatcaaattacaggaaagatgccagtgaacgtgaggacaggagagaccaACGTGAGGATCGGAGAGACGCTCAAGATGAGAGgaggcggcaggaagatcagaggtgtaggcaggaagattaG